The following are encoded in a window of Bdellovibrio svalbardensis genomic DNA:
- a CDS encoding HNH endonuclease: protein MNIKFLSNTELMTRFGKLVQTERKITHLVLECIAEIDARKIYLERAYPSLFEFLVKEFGYSPSSAVRRIESARLMRELPQISEKIEAGALNLSQLSKVQQAIRTVQKIEDRRMDVDEKCDLLRKIEYTTQDQTELILAQELSLSGGADDRKRTHRDESVTLTITFTKEQMTILEQAQDMIAHNVPEKKWAKVFSYLAQKEVERRAQVKRQSQVKRPSREEGLRTNENDQSSPATEVRLNERKSIRPNLRKEILVKGKCCEYKDPLTKKVCGSTRFVQIDHIKPVWAGGDNSPDNLRTLCRQHNNFKYAKESGLHPLRV from the coding sequence GTGAATATTAAATTTCTATCAAACACCGAACTCATGACAAGATTTGGGAAGTTGGTTCAGACCGAAAGAAAGATCACGCATTTGGTGCTGGAATGTATTGCAGAAATTGATGCGCGAAAAATCTATCTCGAGAGGGCTTATCCCAGTCTTTTTGAATTCCTGGTAAAAGAGTTCGGTTATAGTCCATCTTCAGCTGTTCGCAGAATTGAATCTGCCAGGCTGATGCGCGAGCTGCCGCAGATTTCCGAGAAAATCGAGGCTGGAGCCTTAAATCTTTCACAGCTTTCAAAAGTTCAACAGGCAATTCGTACTGTTCAGAAAATTGAAGATCGTAGGATGGATGTTGATGAGAAGTGCGATCTTTTGAGAAAGATTGAGTACACCACTCAAGATCAAACGGAACTGATTCTGGCGCAAGAGCTGTCACTGTCAGGAGGGGCGGACGATCGCAAGAGAACTCATCGAGATGAATCCGTCACTTTGACCATCACGTTCACCAAAGAGCAAATGACTATTTTAGAGCAAGCCCAAGATATGATTGCGCACAACGTCCCTGAAAAGAAGTGGGCAAAAGTCTTTAGCTATCTTGCGCAGAAGGAAGTTGAGCGACGAGCTCAGGTTAAAAGGCAAAGCCAGGTTAAACGACCAAGCCGAGAAGAGGGGTTACGGACAAATGAAAATGATCAGAGTTCTCCAGCCACCGAGGTTAGACTCAACGAAAGAAAATCTATTCGTCCGAACCTTCGAAAGGAAATATTGGTTAAAGGAAAATGTTGTGAATATAAAGATCCACTGACTAAGAAAGTCTGCGGCAGTACACGTTTCGTTCAGATTGATCACATCAAGCCAGTTTGGGCGGGTGGAGACAACAGTCCTGATAATTTAAGAACGCTATGTCGACAACATAATAACTTTAAATATGCGAAAGAATCCGGCCTACACCCGCTACGGGTGTAG